A genomic window from Salvia splendens isolate huo1 chromosome 11, SspV2, whole genome shotgun sequence includes:
- the LOC121753981 gene encoding uncharacterized protein At1g76660-like isoform X2: protein MNSNFFLPFQHFLVDANKRRWGSFWSLYWCFGSPKNKRIGHAFLVPESSASGADSTRAEHSSQPPSIVFPFVAPPSSPASFLPSETPSSTQSASGILSMTSVSVNMYSPGPASMFAIGPYAHETQLVSPPVFSTFTTEPSTAPYTPPPESVHLTTPSSPEVPFARLLEPNLQNGQRYPFSQYEFQSYQLQPGSPVSHLISPSSGISGSGTSSPFLDREFAAGGHPFFLEFKAGNPPKLLELEKIVLREWESRQASGAVTPDAVGPIPRDNRLLNRQDSDVSPVSDSGNRLPNEESAVSHRVSFEITDEEVIRCVEKKPQSNSSSQHMSGWLEKANAGESSRRGGEAEEGETEGGHQKKQTITLGLSKEFNFENMDEASMGSSEWFVGEEGGGHNEKWSFFPMMQTGVS, encoded by the exons ATGAACTCCaacttttttcttcctttccaaCACTTCTTAGTTGATGCCAAC AAAAGAAGGTGGGGAAGCTTCTGGAGTCTTTACTGGTGTTTTGGGTCGCCCAAGAATAAGCGAATCGGGCATGCCTTTCTTGTTCCTGAAAGTAGTGCCTCAGGGGCTGATTCCACCAGAGCTGAACATTCATCCCAACCGCCTTCTATAGTATTTCCTTTTGTCGCGCCTCCTTCGTCTCCTGCATCTTTCCTTCCTTCAGAAACTCCGTCTTCTACTCAGTCAGCGAGTGGCATATTATCAATGACATCTGTATCAGTAAACATGTATTCTCCCGGTCCTGCCTCTATGTTTGCAATCGGACCTTATGCTCACGAGACCCAGTTAGTTTCTCCTCCAGTCTTTTCTACATTCACCACAGAGCCATCTACTGCCCCCTACACGCCTCCCCCTGAGTCTGTCCACCTGACCACACCATCCTCTCCTGAGGTGCCGTTTGCGAGACTTCTTGAACCCAACCTCCAGAATGGTCAGAGATACCCTTTTTCGCAGTATGAATTTCAGTCTTATCAGCTTCAACCCGGCAGTCCAGTCAGCCATCTGATCTCACCAAGCTCGGGCATCTCCGGTTCAGGCACATCGTCACCTTTCCTCGACCGTGAATTTGCAGCTGGTGGTCATCCCTTTTTCCTCGAGTTCAAAGCTGGTAACCCTCCTAAGCTTCTGGAACTCGAGAAGATTGTCCTTCGTGAATGGGAGTCTCGTCAAGCATCTGGTGCAGTAACTCCAGATGCTGTGGGGCCCATACCACGGGACAACCGCCTACTGAACCGTCAAGATTCAGATGTCTCTCCAGTTTCAGATAGCGGAAATAGATTGCCAAACGAGGAGAGTGCAGTGAGTCACAGGGTTTCATTCGAGATAACAGATGAGGAAGTGATAAGATGCGTGGAAAAGAAGCCCCAGTCGAATTCAAGCTCACAACACATGAGCGGGTGGTTAGAAAAGGCAAACGCAGGAGAAAGCTCGAGAAGGGGAGGGGAGGCAGAGGAGGGGGAGACGGAAGGAGGGCATCAGAAGAAGCAAACGATCACTCTAGGATTGAGCAAGGAGTTCAACTTTGAGAACATGGATGAAGCGAGCATGGGGTCGTCAGAGTGGTTTGTTGGGGAGGAGGGAGGAGGACACAACGAGAAGTGGTCGTTCTTCCCGATGATGCAGACGGGGGTGAGCTAG
- the LOC121753981 gene encoding uncharacterized protein At1g76660-like isoform X1 encodes MRRSANGPDAMETINAAASAIVFGEARGHHTSTQKRRWGSFWSLYWCFGSPKNKRIGHAFLVPESSASGADSTRAEHSSQPPSIVFPFVAPPSSPASFLPSETPSSTQSASGILSMTSVSVNMYSPGPASMFAIGPYAHETQLVSPPVFSTFTTEPSTAPYTPPPESVHLTTPSSPEVPFARLLEPNLQNGQRYPFSQYEFQSYQLQPGSPVSHLISPSSGISGSGTSSPFLDREFAAGGHPFFLEFKAGNPPKLLELEKIVLREWESRQASGAVTPDAVGPIPRDNRLLNRQDSDVSPVSDSGNRLPNEESAVSHRVSFEITDEEVIRCVEKKPQSNSSSQHMSGWLEKANAGESSRRGGEAEEGETEGGHQKKQTITLGLSKEFNFENMDEASMGSSEWFVGEEGGGHNEKWSFFPMMQTGVS; translated from the exons ATGAGAAGAAGCGCGAATGGACCCGACGCGATGGAGACGATTAACGCCGCCGCCTCGGCGATCGTATTTGGGGAGGCGCGCGGCCATCATACTTCTACTCAG AAAAGAAGGTGGGGAAGCTTCTGGAGTCTTTACTGGTGTTTTGGGTCGCCCAAGAATAAGCGAATCGGGCATGCCTTTCTTGTTCCTGAAAGTAGTGCCTCAGGGGCTGATTCCACCAGAGCTGAACATTCATCCCAACCGCCTTCTATAGTATTTCCTTTTGTCGCGCCTCCTTCGTCTCCTGCATCTTTCCTTCCTTCAGAAACTCCGTCTTCTACTCAGTCAGCGAGTGGCATATTATCAATGACATCTGTATCAGTAAACATGTATTCTCCCGGTCCTGCCTCTATGTTTGCAATCGGACCTTATGCTCACGAGACCCAGTTAGTTTCTCCTCCAGTCTTTTCTACATTCACCACAGAGCCATCTACTGCCCCCTACACGCCTCCCCCTGAGTCTGTCCACCTGACCACACCATCCTCTCCTGAGGTGCCGTTTGCGAGACTTCTTGAACCCAACCTCCAGAATGGTCAGAGATACCCTTTTTCGCAGTATGAATTTCAGTCTTATCAGCTTCAACCCGGCAGTCCAGTCAGCCATCTGATCTCACCAAGCTCGGGCATCTCCGGTTCAGGCACATCGTCACCTTTCCTCGACCGTGAATTTGCAGCTGGTGGTCATCCCTTTTTCCTCGAGTTCAAAGCTGGTAACCCTCCTAAGCTTCTGGAACTCGAGAAGATTGTCCTTCGTGAATGGGAGTCTCGTCAAGCATCTGGTGCAGTAACTCCAGATGCTGTGGGGCCCATACCACGGGACAACCGCCTACTGAACCGTCAAGATTCAGATGTCTCTCCAGTTTCAGATAGCGGAAATAGATTGCCAAACGAGGAGAGTGCAGTGAGTCACAGGGTTTCATTCGAGATAACAGATGAGGAAGTGATAAGATGCGTGGAAAAGAAGCCCCAGTCGAATTCAAGCTCACAACACATGAGCGGGTGGTTAGAAAAGGCAAACGCAGGAGAAAGCTCGAGAAGGGGAGGGGAGGCAGAGGAGGGGGAGACGGAAGGAGGGCATCAGAAGAAGCAAACGATCACTCTAGGATTGAGCAAGGAGTTCAACTTTGAGAACATGGATGAAGCGAGCATGGGGTCGTCAGAGTGGTTTGTTGGGGAGGAGGGAGGAGGACACAACGAGAAGTGGTCGTTCTTCCCGATGATGCAGACGGGGGTGAGCTAG